Proteins encoded in a region of the Neoarius graeffei isolate fNeoGra1 chromosome 3, fNeoGra1.pri, whole genome shotgun sequence genome:
- the gja1b gene encoding gap junction alpha-1 protein — translation MGDWSALGRLLDKVQAYSTAGGKVWLSVLFIFRILVLGTAVESAWGDEQSAFKCNTQQPGCENVCYDKSFPISHVRFWVLQIIFVSTPTLLYLAHVFYLMRKEQKLNRQEEELRAVQNDGADVDGPLKRIELKKFKHGLEEHGKVKMKGALLRTYVVSILFKSLFEIGFLLIQWYIYGFSLSAVYTCERSPCPHRVDCFLSRPTEKTVFIIFMLVVSLVSLVLNGAELFYVFFKRIKDRVKGKQGQFQSNTLTHPPKDLPGSKYAYYNGCSSPTAPLSPMSPPGYKLATGERTNSCRNYNKQASEQNWANYSTERQRLGHNGSTISNSHAHAFDYPDDGHEHKRAPVGGEMQPLALGEPRPASRASSRVSSRARPDDLDV, via the coding sequence ATGGGTGACTGGAGTGCTTTGGGCCGGCTCCTGGACAAGGTGCAGGCATACTCGACAGCCGGAGGCAAGGTCTGGCTGTCTGTACTCTTCATCTTCCGTATTTTGGTGTTGGGCACAGCCGTGGAGTCGGCGTGGGGTGACGAGCAATCTGCATTCAAGTGTAACACTCAGCAACCAGGTTGCGAGAACGTGTGCTATGACAAGTCTTTCCCCATTTCGCATGTCCGCTTCTGGGTACTGCAGATCATCTTTGTGTCAACACCAACGCTCCTCTACCTGGCGCACGTCTTCTATCTGATGCGCAAAGAGCAGAAGCTGAATCGGCAGGAGGAGGAGCTGCGCGCCGTCCAGAACGATGGTGCTGACGTGGACGGGCCATTGAAACGCATTGAGCTCAAGAAGTTCAAGCATGGCCTGGAAGAGCATGGCAAGGTGAAGATGAAGGGTGCCCTGTTGCGTACTTATGTAGTCAGCATCCTCTTCAAGTCTCTTTTCGAAATTGGTTTCTTGCTCATCCAGTGGTACATCTATGGCTTCAGCTTGTCTGCAGTGTACACCTGTGAGCGTTCTCCATGCCCACATCGTGTCGATTGCTTCCTGTCGCGTCCCACTGAGAAGACAGTGTTCATCATCTTCATGCTGGTGGTGTCACTTGTCTCACTGGTACTCAATGGCGCTGAGCTCTTTTATGTTTTTTTCAAACGTATCAAGGACCGCGTTAAGGGAAAACAGGGTCAGTTTCAGTCCAATACCTTAACCCACCCTCCCAAGGACTTGCCAGGCAGCAAGTATGCCTACTACAATGGATGCTCATCTCCCACAGCGCCACTGTCGCCCATGTCACCGCCAGGCTACAAGCTAGCCACAGGAGAGAGGACCAACTCTTGCCGCAACTACAACAAGCAGGCGAGTGAACAAAACTGGGCTAACTACAGCACCGAGCGTCAACGCTTGGGCCACAATGGCAGTACCATCTCCAACTCGCACGCGCATGCCTTCGACTACCCTgatgatggtcacgagcacaagaGGGCGCCGGTGGGCGGTGAGATGCAGCCTTTGGCACTTGGTGAGCCCAGACCGGCCAGCCGTGCAAGCAGCCGTGTGAGCAGCCGAGCCAGGCCTGACGACCTGGATGTCTAA